The sequence CTATTGAAACAGAGAACTACGTTGCCGAACTGTCGACACGGGGGGGTACAATAAAACAGTGGACGCTGAAAAAACATAAAACGTGGGACAATCATCCGGTGCAGTTGGTAAACGACTCCAAAGGTGATTTCAATATCTTGTTCACAACGACAGACGGAAGAATGATTAACACAAAAAATCATTTCTTCTCTGCACAGATTCCAATTGGCGGAAAAGTTGTTCTCTCCGGCGACGAACAGTACGTTATGCAATTTGTTCTTAAAGGGAGCGAAGGACGATTAGTAAAAAAACTTACCTTCAAAAATCAAGCGTACGATTTTGATGCCGATATTTCGTTTGAAGGAATGCAAAATGTTATTGCGAACTACGAATATCAAATCCTCTGGGAAAACGGCATCAAATACACCGAATTTAATAGTGTTGATGAATCAAATTTAGCTGCCGCGTATACGTATGGGGGAGGCGAACTGAAAGAAGTAAACGCCTCATCTTCCGGAGATAATCCGAAAGAAGATCCTTCCGGGCAAACCGAATGGGTGGCGCTGCGCAATAAATATTTTGCCGTTGCCATACTGTCACAGGATAAAAAAGCAACCGGTTCGTATTTAGAAGGAACACATCTTTCCGCAATAGATGCCGGTGTGGTGGAGAAATATTCCATTGCATTGAAATATCCGTTTAAGAATACCACAAACGAAACGGCAAAAATATCAACCTATATCGGTCCGCTCGAATTTTCCACTATCAAAGGATATGATCGTGGACTTGATCAAATCATGTCCCTTGGGTGGAAATGGATTCGTCCGATTACAGAATATATTTTCATTCCGTTGTTCCGGCTGCTTCACTCCATTATCTCAAACTATGGACTGGTCATTATCATTTTCTCCATCCTTATTAAATTGGCATTGCAGCCGTTGACGAAATCCAGCATGAATTCCATGCGCAAGATGCAGAAGCTTCAGCCGTTGATGCAGGAGATTCGTGAAAAGTATAAAAGCGATGCGCAGCAGATGAATATTCAGATCATGAAACTGTATAAAGACTATGGTGTGAATCCGGCGGGAGGATGTTTGCCGTTGCTGCTTCAATTGCCGATTTTGTATGCGCTCTACTCTCTCTTTACTGCTTCGATTGAATTACGACAAGAACCATTTATACTGTGGATTACCGATCTCTCGATACCCGATGTTTTAATATCGCTTCCGTTTACCATTCCGCTGCTTGGCAATTTCATCAGCGGTTTAACACTGGCGATGGGTATAACGATGTTTGTGCAGCAGAAACAAACAGTGACCGATCCGACACAAAAGGCAATGGTTTGGATGATGCCGATTATGATGACGGTGATGTTCAATCATTTTCCTTCGGGGTTGAACTTATATTATTTTGTCTTCAATCTTCTCTCCATCAGTCAGCAATGGTATTTTAACCAGCGCCATAAAGATGAACCGCTGCAAAAGATTCCTGAAAACAAACGCAAGGCAGGATTTATGGAGCGGATGCAGCAGAAGTTACCCAAAGGATCAAAGAAATAAAACGTACTATTTTGGCGAAATAAAAATCCCCGGGAATTACTCCTGGGGATTTTTGATTTCCAAAGGTAGCTGGATATAAAAAGTACTTCCGCGCCCGAGCGCGCTTTCCGCCCACACTTTCCCTCCGTGCAGTTCTACAATAAGTTTTACAATCGAAAGCCCAAGACCATTTGAAGATTCGTTGCCGGTCGGTCTCGGTGCGAGTTTTTGAAATTTTCCAAAAAGCTTTTTTTGATCCTCTTCGCTTAATCCCGCGCCGGTATCTTTGACCGATACTCGCGCATAGTTTTCTACCCGCTCAACACGGATTTCAATAGGTGCGCCAAAAGGAGAATACTTAATTGCATTGCTGAAAAGATTCTCGATAGACTGATACAACCGTTCCGAATCGCCAACAATCATGCTCTTTTCGCTGTCACATACAGTCAACGCCACCGTTTGTTGTTTCTTTTCCGCCAGACGTTTATTTGTTGATACAACAAATCCGGTAAGCTCCGAAAGACTCAAAGGGATCTTGTGAAGATTTATTTTTCCCTGCTCCATTGCTTCGACGTTCAAAAAGTCTGTAATAAGATCCACCATCTGTTCTGCTGATCCAGAGATTGCTTTTGCAGAATCTCTTACCGTACTCTGATCGAAATCGTCTTCCTGTAAAAAATGCGACATACCGACAATTGTTGTAAGTGGATTTTTTAGATCGTGTGCAACTATGTTGACCAGATCACTCTTAAATTGATTTGCCTGTTCCGCACGTTCCTTTTCGACTTGCAAATTTTGTGTTCTCTCCGCTACAAGCTGTTTCAATTCTATTTCTCGTTCTTTCAATACATTAATGCGAACGCGATATGCGGAAAAAATTAGACCGGTAAGCAGTAACATCGTGGAAACACCAAACCAAGCAGTTTCGTAGAAGTGCGGCATTTGTATGACAGTAATAGCGGCGCCATTATTATTCCAAACTCCGTCGTTGTTTGAACCAATCACCCTGAAGCGATAATTTCCGGGAGCAATATTTGTGTAGGAAACCGTTCGACTGTTTCCGCCGTCTATCCAATCTTGATCATATCCATCCAGCATGTATTTGAAGCGCACGAGCTCGGGCGCCAGAAGGCTTAACGCGGTGAAGTTGATTGTCACACGATTTGAACCAGCGCTTAATTCGGCGGTCTCGTTATTGATTTGGACCGGTTTTCCATCAACAGAAATTCCTTCAATATACACCGGGGGAACAATTGTGTTTGTTGGTAATTTTTGTGGCGAAATAATGGTGACCCCCTTCATCGTGGGGAACCATATTGTTCCGTTTCTCATTTTCCAACCAGCCGGCTGGTTACCGCCATTACATTCACTGCTTCCCATACCATCGATAATTCCAAACAACGTAAAATCAGTCCGAGTTTTTTCACCGCGCGCAATGGCATTTAAATCTTCTCTCCGCACTCGAAAAATTCCTTTGTTACAAGTCAGCCATAAAAATCCGAGATCATCTTCTTGAATTTCATGCACGGCAACAGCATCATATCCTTCTTTTTCGGAATATTGTTTGAATGAATTGTGATGATATCGTCGCAGGCCACCGCGGTCAGTGCCGATCCAAACAACGCTATCCTTATCAATATAGATGTCGCGGATCTCTTCTTGTGATAGCTCACTATTAAACGGAAAGGCTTTCCATTCGTTTCTTTGCTTCGGTGATGTCAAGATGGAAATACCAGCATTGGTTCCCAACCAAATACTGCCGTCGGGATGTTCTGTAACAGTGCGAACTGTATTGTTCGACAATCCCGTAGAAACTGTATAATGCTTCAACGTATTATGATTGAGCGCAAAAGCACCACCTTCAAGCGTTCCAAACCAAAGAGTTTTATCGCTGGTTTGCGTTATCACTAAAATTGTTTTAGCAGTAATTGTGGTATATCGCTTGAACGAATGCGGAGGGGAAGAAGGAGAAAAATACACACCATCAGCAGTGCCAACCCACACCTTTCCTTTCCCATCATCAACAACGGTACGAACAATATTGCTTAACGGTGTTGAGCCGACAGTATATGATTTTGCCGTTCCGTTTTCCCAAACTGTTACACCTCCTCCATTCGTACCGATCCATTGAACACCGCGGTTATCTTCATAGACTGTCCATAAGAAATTATTTCCAATACCCTCTTTTTTTGTCAATGCTGTAAATCGCGAATCACGCAAACGATTCAATCCGCCACCACCGGTGCCAATCCAAAGAGAGCCTTCACGGTCCTGGCATAGTGCCCAAACAACATCGGTTGTCAATCCATCGGTGCTGGAGAGCGTTTCAAAACGGCCATTCAAATATCGCGAAAGACCGCCGCCGCTGCTCCCGATCCACACGCTTCCGTTTCGATCTTCAAACAAGATCCGAATGACATTGCTCGGCAATCCGTCGTTTGTCGTGAAGGTGGAAAAAGCGCCGTTTCGATATCGGGTAATGCCGCCTCCACCCGTTCCAATCCATATATTTCCAAACCTATCCTCAATGATTGAGCGGACAATATTGTGTTTAAGATAACCCGACGTGGTATCGATTTGTTCAACGAATGACGAAGTCTTTCTTCGGGCTCCCCTGTCCGTTCCCACCCAGATTTCTCCGCCGCTTGTTTCTATCATTGACCAGACCGCAATTCCCGCAACATCATACTCCATCGATCGGTTTTGAAATTTTATTCCGTTGTAGGAAAAAATCCCGGATTGAGAACCAAATAATATTGTTCCATCCCGCAGCTCACGTATAGCGGTAATAGTTTTTATTTGAAAGGATGAATCAAGGATGCTTTTTGTGAATACTCCATTGGAATAAAAAAATAATCCTCCTATAGTACCAATCCACATCCGTCCCTGCGAATCCTGAAATAAACTTCGCGGTTGCGCATTGCCGAGAGACTGTTTATAACTCTTAAAGGTGGTTCCGTCAAATCGATATAACTCGGAATAGGTTGCCAGCCAAAGATATCCATCGGCAGATTGTGAGAGGGCAATAATAGAATTGTGCTTTAATCCCTGTTCTTCCTGCCAGGATTCTAGCTTGTATTGCGTAACACGTTTCGCCGTGGAAAGCCCTAGCGGCTGCTGGGCAACAACAGAACTGGTGATAATGAGAATGGCAATTACAACGAACACCGATTTCCCCCCGATGTATGAAATTAACCCGCTATGATAGAAAATATGGAACAGAAAAACAATGCGCGGCGGTACAAACTATTTTATAAGATGCATTTTTCGTGTTGTACTGCTCCCGTTGCTGTGCAGACGGTAAAAATACATTCCAGTAGAAAGGTCCGAACCATCAAAACGAACGTCGTATGTTCCCGAAGACAAACGCTCGCTCACCAATGTCGCAACCTCATTACCGAGGAGACTATAGATACGTAATGAAGTTTCTCCTTCCGTTGCCAGAGAAAACCGAATATTGGTAGAGGGGTTAAATGGGTTTGGATAGTTTTGATCCAACAAGAACAAATTCGGAACATTGTTGACACGCGACACCAACGTTGGCAAAAAAAAGGTAAGGGACTTCATTTCAGATTGATACACCGTCTTGCTTGAATTACTTTGAATAAAAACAACGGCATACATTTTTTCATCAACCCAGCCCGGATAAAGTGTAACTCTTTTGACAATTTTTTTTGACTCCCCTTTTGCGATAGAAAACGATTCTCCAGAAGAACCAGTCAACATTTTTCTCATGGCATAGACCTGCGGCGTAACACCGTTTTTCCCAATATACGTTCCAACGCTTTCTGTGAGAATGATGTGAATACGCAGATCGTTTTCCGACACATCGCCAGTTTGTTTAACCTGTGCTTCAATCGTAAAACTCTTTTTTTCATATGTTCCCGCGATGGTAATTTCGAATGGGCTCGATGTTTGATATCGCGACAAAATAGATTGTTGCCATGTTTTTACGTTGTTGCCAACAAAAGATCCATCCATAAACAACAAAGGAGCAGTAGCAAACGGACCGTAGTAATTATTTCGCGCCTCAGAATCCGTCCGATTTTCATAATAGATGGAATCCTCGACTCCCGGCTGAGCAATATGATAAAAGACGTATGCAGTCTTTACAGCAAGCGGATTTGAGATATTGTATTGACGGAAAAGTTCGTATGCTGCCACGCAGGAATAACAATGCGCATTAGTAAACATCTCCAACAACACCTTCCTGTCGCCCGAAAAAAGCGTTGTTGCAACAACAACGAAAAGGATGATTTGTCGTCTAATGAAGATCATATTATTGTAATACCGTCATTTTTCGGACGAAGGCTTTTCCTCCGGACTCTAATCTATAAAAATAAACTCCAGACGACAAATAAAACTCTGCCGCATTGAACGGAAATGTATACTGACCCGAACCGAGCGTTTGATTGACAAGGATTGCCACCTCATTGCCGAGCAGGTCAAAAACTTTCAACGATACGCGCACCGTCCGCGGAAGAGAAAAGGTAATGGAGGTAGACGGATTGAACGGATTCGGATAATTTTGTTGTAGAGCCACATCCAGCGGTGTTAATGGCTCGTTCTGTTCAACATCGGTTAAAGTTGAATATGAAATATACTCAGATTGATATACTTCTTTTGTTGAAACACTCTGGACGAAGACCACCACGCCGACATTATTTATCGATGTAATATTAGTTAGTGTTGCAGATCGACTTACCAGTTTTGAAAGACCCTCATCCATTATAAGCGGATCACCAGCAATCGGAGTAATCATTTTGCGCATAACAAAATTTTGCGGCGATACACCGTTGCGTCCCACATACGTTACATTTTCAACGACAACCATATGGATTACAAGATCGTTTTGTACAATATTTTCTGTTTGTGAAACCGAAGCTGTCACCGAGATTGTTTGTCCGCTCTTTGTTCCAGTCAGATCTATGTTCAGAGGAGTGCTTACCGCCAACCTCGACTCAAGATTTATTGAAAATGAGGAGTACGTTCTACCTTGATTAACCCCGTCAAAAAATGTATTTGGTGTAGATGACGGTCCGTTATAATACGTATTTCGTGCATTTGGTTCGGTTGTGTTTGCAATCGAAAGTTGATCGTCACTGTACGGAAAGGTAGTGTGATAAAATATATATCGCACACGGTTCGCATTCGCGCTGGTGGATCTAAAGGAGTTGATCGCTGCATGTGCACCCGGGCACACAGTGCAGTGAGAGTTAGTGAACATTTCCACAAGCACTCGCCTCTCACCGGAGTACAGCAAAGAAACAAATGTCAACATCAAGAATAAATTTTTCATAGAATCGATTTTTTATATTTGACTTCTCAATGAAAACCGCACGCCTTCAAACGGTAATTGATATTGGCAGACACCGTTTGAGCAAATTTGTCCTCCTCGTTCTTTTCCATACGATATTGTTGCAGTATGAGATTGTCCGAAGGTATAACCAAATTCTCCCATTAGCCAATCGCGTCTTCCCGAAGGATCCGCTTTATCAGTTGTATGTTCATATCGAACGGTTACCGAAAGATTGGGTGATCGTGTAAAAATACAGGTCAGCAGTTGAGTATAATACTGCTCATTGCTAGTGTTATAACTGTCGTAGGCAAATTCATGTTCCGTTTGTATGGTTATTGAATATTCTTGTGATAACGAATATTGTAATTGTATTGGAATAATTGTTGCCTGTTTTGTATGGCTAAATTGAGCGCCGGTAAAATCGTTGTAGAGAACATTTGCACGCCTTGCCAATCCCACGCGGATTGCCGAAGTCTCTTCAAAGTAATGCTCAAGTTCTGCAAATAGTTCCCAGTACGGTGAAAGCCTTCTCTCAAACGATGGAAGAAAACTATGTTCCCGCGTTCGCTCAATGAACGAGAATGCTTCAGAGTTATAATCATAATAATGATGCCGGCTGGCCACACTCCCATTAATATTTAGCATGGTCGAAGAATGTAAAGAAAACAATCCCTCAATTTGAATTCCGACTTCATCATTAAAATCAATCTGATGTAACGCACGAGTCAGCAATGTATAATTATGTTCCTTTTGAACAATTGGTCCATTTTGAAATGGCAGCATTCGCGTTGCTCGTTCGCTTGCCCCACGGTCAAACGGATCCCGAATATCATAACGGTAATTTTTATAGTCGATACTAATGCCATATCCTTTTCCCGCAATGGATAACGATGCATAAAATCCATCCCCTTTTCGAGAGATGGTATCGGTCAATACGTTTGTCCATTTGTGGGCATAACCGACGAATCCGCTGAATTGATTGAACCGAAAGGAAGAATAAAGTTCGGGAATTTCCGCTTTGATCGTTTTATAACCGACAAACTGTGGAATAGTACCGTTTGCTTCCACAAAACTCGTTCCCAGGGTAATTTCCTTTATCGGTTGTATTTCAACATTGGCTGCGCGAACGCTAT is a genomic window of Bacteroidota bacterium containing:
- the yidC gene encoding membrane protein insertase YidC, with translation MGRQETLGFVLIAAILMAWMYFTSPQRQPQQQAAQSTKQSAKDTTAQKPVKNISPDQYQSVAPAVKPAQQISDTLGKYFSGTEIGKEQTFTIETENYVAELSTRGGTIKQWTLKKHKTWDNHPVQLVNDSKGDFNILFTTTDGRMINTKNHFFSAQIPIGGKVVLSGDEQYVMQFVLKGSEGRLVKKLTFKNQAYDFDADISFEGMQNVIANYEYQILWENGIKYTEFNSVDESNLAAAYTYGGGELKEVNASSSGDNPKEDPSGQTEWVALRNKYFAVAILSQDKKATGSYLEGTHLSAIDAGVVEKYSIALKYPFKNTTNETAKISTYIGPLEFSTIKGYDRGLDQIMSLGWKWIRPITEYIFIPLFRLLHSIISNYGLVIIIFSILIKLALQPLTKSSMNSMRKMQKLQPLMQEIREKYKSDAQQMNIQIMKLYKDYGVNPAGGCLPLLLQLPILYALYSLFTASIELRQEPFILWITDLSIPDVLISLPFTIPLLGNFISGLTLAMGITMFVQQKQTVTDPTQKAMVWMMPIMMTVMFNHFPSGLNLYYFVFNLLSISQQWYFNQRHKDEPLQKIPENKRKAGFMERMQQKLPKGSKK
- a CDS encoding two-component regulator propeller domain-containing protein; its protein translation is MFVVIAILIITSSVVAQQPLGLSTAKRVTQYKLESWQEEQGLKHNSIIALSQSADGYLWLATYSELYRFDGTTFKSYKQSLGNAQPRSLFQDSQGRMWIGTIGGLFFYSNGVFTKSILDSSFQIKTITAIRELRDGTILFGSQSGIFSYNGIKFQNRSMEYDVAGIAVWSMIETSGGEIWVGTDRGARRKTSSFVEQIDTTSGYLKHNIVRSIIEDRFGNIWIGTGGGGITRYRNGAFSTFTTNDGLPSNVIRILFEDRNGSVWIGSSGGGLSRYLNGRFETLSSTDGLTTDVVWALCQDREGSLWIGTGGGGLNRLRDSRFTALTKKEGIGNNFLWTVYEDNRGVQWIGTNGGGVTVWENGTAKSYTVGSTPLSNIVRTVVDDGKGKVWVGTADGVYFSPSSPPHSFKRYTTITAKTILVITQTSDKTLWFGTLEGGAFALNHNTLKHYTVSTGLSNNTVRTVTEHPDGSIWLGTNAGISILTSPKQRNEWKAFPFNSELSQEEIRDIYIDKDSVVWIGTDRGGLRRYHHNSFKQYSEKEGYDAVAVHEIQEDDLGFLWLTCNKGIFRVRREDLNAIARGEKTRTDFTLFGIIDGMGSSECNGGNQPAGWKMRNGTIWFPTMKGVTIISPQKLPTNTIVPPVYIEGISVDGKPVQINNETAELSAGSNRVTINFTALSLLAPELVRFKYMLDGYDQDWIDGGNSRTVSYTNIAPGNYRFRVIGSNNDGVWNNNGAAITVIQMPHFYETAWFGVSTMLLLTGLIFSAYRVRINVLKEREIELKQLVAERTQNLQVEKERAEQANQFKSDLVNIVAHDLKNPLTTIVGMSHFLQEDDFDQSTVRDSAKAISGSAEQMVDLITDFLNVEAMEQGKINLHKIPLSLSELTGFVVSTNKRLAEKKQQTVALTVCDSEKSMIVGDSERLYQSIENLFSNAIKYSPFGAPIEIRVERVENYARVSVKDTGAGLSEEDQKKLFGKFQKLAPRPTGNESSNGLGLSIVKLIVELHGGKVWAESALGRGSTFYIQLPLEIKNPQE
- a CDS encoding T9SS type A sorting domain-containing protein — encoded protein: MIFIRRQIILFVVVATTLFSGDRKVLLEMFTNAHCYSCVAAYELFRQYNISNPLAVKTAYVFYHIAQPGVEDSIYYENRTDSEARNNYYGPFATAPLLFMDGSFVGNNVKTWQQSILSRYQTSSPFEITIAGTYEKKSFTIEAQVKQTGDVSENDLRIHIILTESVGTYIGKNGVTPQVYAMRKMLTGSSGESFSIAKGESKKIVKRVTLYPGWVDEKMYAVVFIQSNSSKTVYQSEMKSLTFFLPTLVSRVNNVPNLFLLDQNYPNPFNPSTNIRFSLATEGETSLRIYSLLGNEVATLVSERLSSGTYDVRFDGSDLSTGMYFYRLHSNGSSTTRKMHLIK
- a CDS encoding Omp28-related outer membrane protein; the protein is MKNLFLMLTFVSLLYSGERRVLVEMFTNSHCTVCPGAHAAINSFRSTSANANRVRYIFYHTTFPYSDDQLSIANTTEPNARNTYYNGPSSTPNTFFDGVNQGRTYSSFSINLESRLAVSTPLNIDLTGTKSGQTISVTASVSQTENIVQNDLVIHMVVVENVTYVGRNGVSPQNFVMRKMITPIAGDPLIMDEGLSKLVSRSATLTNITSINNVGVVVFVQSVSTKEVYQSEYISYSTLTDVEQNEPLTPLDVALQQNYPNPFNPSTSITFSLPRTVRVSLKVFDLLGNEVAILVNQTLGSGQYTFPFNAAEFYLSSGVYFYRLESGGKAFVRKMTVLQ
- a CDS encoding DUF6029 family protein, with protein sequence MRNKNSFCSFRRRHELITIEKSVSFFHLSGCWNVFGVTAFLFSCISSLTFSQTVTPSVSNILRYGNGERGFGGLSHKSSYLENVTDVRLNFQSRIVVGFRLLADAPPEVGDSFQGLKRRFVEFRDEHFSLRAGNFNELFGRGLAFNLFENRGLAYDSWMDGVKTNYRSSFLNATIAGGTIDFRDSVTIARHEKYSVRAANVEIQPIKEITLGTSFVEANGTIPQFVGYKTIKAEIPELYSSFRFNQFSGFVGYAHKWTNVLTDTISRKGDGFYASLSIAGKGYGISIDYKNYRYDIRDPFDRGASERATRMLPFQNGPIVQKEHNYTLLTRALHQIDFNDEVGIQIEGLFSLHSSTMLNINGSVASRHHYYDYNSEAFSFIERTREHSFLPSFERRLSPYWELFAELEHYFEETSAIRVGLARRANVLYNDFTGAQFSHTKQATIIPIQLQYSLSQEYSITIQTEHEFAYDSYNTSNEQYYTQLLTCIFTRSPNLSVTVRYEHTTDKADPSGRRDWLMGEFGYTFGQSHTATISYGKERGGQICSNGVCQYQLPFEGVRFSLRSQI